TCCAAGTTTCTGCACAAATCGTGACTCAATTGGATGTATTAAAAGTTACTtactttaaaatttccctttccaAAGTAATTTTCTGATGCCTGAGATTTACTTACCATGAAAGCTTTATCCACCTTGTATAAAACTTTGTTTCCTGGAAAATGAAAATTCTCGTTATGCTATTAGGTGTGAGATATTTGCATCTTAGTTTGTGTGGTAACACTGGAAGCgagagttctttgaaaagagaatagaaataatTGGAGGGCTTTGGTaaagatgttaaatattttcattaaccaAGAAAAAATTGCTATATTCAAATTAATGAATACAAATTATATAGTTATTAAAGCTATGCAAATCTAAAAATCCCCTGTGATCTTCCTAAGTTAGGTTTTTTCTCTAATTATCTTTTCGTTATTGAAAATTTtcaagctttattgagatattattgaaatgttattggcatataacataaataaatgtaaggtATATAATGTAATGATTACAaacatgtatatattgcaaaatgattgccACAATACAGATTAGTAACTGTCTCCATCCCTTCACATAAtaattgtgtgtgtctgtgtatacaaatatataacaCAGTATCGTTACTTACAGTCATTATTCGGTACATTAGATTCCCAAAAGTTAATTGTCTTATAGCAGAAAATTTGTACCCCTTTACTAATAACATCTCTctatttgcaattttttaatttttctctctttgtagtTTTACATGGGGGTTCATTGTACTATTCTGATTACTTTCTATATGTTTGAATTTTTCcataatgaatgttaaaaaattatttaaatgtgataACTGAtgtgccttttttgtttgtttttgttagtggttttatttgttttattttttaattgggagcatacttttatttttattattattttaaaaatatttaatacccccttcacccattttttccatccccatgccccacctctagccaccatcagtctgttctctagaTCTAAGAGCTTGAATTTTTCGTTTTGTTCTTCaggttttttttctgatttcacaTACAATAGATATGaaatagtgtttgtctttctctaactgacttatttcacttagcactatGCCTCcggtttcatccatgttgtcacaaatggcaaggttCATTCTTTATAATTGAACAATATTCTATATtgcatttacatacatatatatacaataaaatatgatacatataaatagaacatacattttctttatccattcatctgtcaatggacacttaggttatttccatatcttggctattgtaaaaaacaCTGCGATGAACACAgggattgttttctttggataaatacccagaggtagaattgctgaataatatgatagttctgtttttaattttttgaggaacctccatgctcttttttatagtggctgcaccagtttacattccaaccaacagtgcacaaagtgTCCCTTTTCACcccattctctccaacatttgttatttctcaccttttttgataatagctgttctaacaggtgtgaggtgatagcttgtggctttgatttgcattttccccaTGATTAGCGACGTTGAACGTCTactcatgtatctgttggccatctgtgtgtcttctttggaaaactatttatatttgcctgtttttaatcagtttttttaCTATTGTGttatatgatttcttttttgtttaaaaccagttgtttatacattttggagGATCTGGCCTTTCTCTTATGGCAACTCAAGTCAGTTTTTCGGGGTCCACATGCAGAATTCTCTTGTTACAAAGATCAAGTAGGATTATGATAGGGTAGCCATCTCTTTCATTATTAAAGACATTATGATCAATTAGATGCCGCCAAAAATAGCAGAGGGTTAAGTATTCTCATCACTGCTGGGTCCTTGCTGTTCGGCGTAGCATTTGTGTGCATTTTGCATCCATAGTTTAGGCACCAGTCCTTCAGGATTGCATCATCCTCACTGAAACCAGGAAGCTCCTCTCAAACATCTACCACTGTCACACCTTCTGTTGAGAAGACAGATTCCGCAGAGCTTTTCAGAGATATTGGTAATTCCCGCAGTGATGTATTTCTCATTGCCCTGGTAAAGGACGTGTACTTTGGATCCTTTCAGATCATAGAATGGGAAGAAGAATTAAAGTTACATTGCTAAATTCACTTTAATATTCCTGTCTTCTTAAATTGTTAGAGTCTTTCTTCTATATTCTGCCAGTTCTGTCCTTAAATCTCATTTAATGTAAATAAGAATGTATTTCAAGCTCTAGAGAACCAAGCAAGGAAATTGTTAGAAGGTGGCTTCACAAGCTGACACATTAAACACAGAGTCTATGAAGAGGTGGCTTTATCAATATCTTGGCCCAGGTTCAGTGTTAAATTCTATGCTCTTTGTTCTCAATCTTTTATTGCCCATTGAGCCCAAGTGAGCCCATTGTCACATGTATTCTCCCAGTGACTGTCATTACAATTACAATTGAGCAAAATCTTGCAATTCTTTTGGAGaacaaatgttttactttttagtcAGGCTTTGTAactgccctccttcccttcctttcccccctatTGCCAGGAGCATGCTAACGTGTGACTTTGGTTATGGGTCTAGGGTCAAGAAGTGGGGGTTGAAGTGGAtcttgaagaaaataaacatcctGCATGGTGGCTTTCCAAGGTGAGGTTACTCTAGCGTCTTCAAGAAAAGCGAGGCTAATTCCCCTGACATGGGTTGCTGCACTGCTTCCATTAGAAAAGGAGTTTAAGATTCTTAGCTTTATTTGCCCAAGTCCACAAAGATTTTGTCATGCCCAGTGTTAAGGTCCTACTGTTTTCCCATCATTGCTCTAAGCTTTATTTGATGAGACTTGATGAGTCtgtgaatacattttatatagtAATTCTCTTACGTACACGATTAACTTTTAGATCCCTCTGACTTACAGCTGTAAAAAAGTAAGGGAATTTTTCAGGACCACCATAGAAGATCATTGATTTTGTGTCACTAGCTGGATACTTAAAATCTCAAATCGTCCTAAGTTCTCCTACGCAGTTAGAAATAGCCATACCACTCACAGCCCTTTTAGTCATGAATACAAGGTTCAAGGGCAACAGCCACTTGACTCACAGATATATAAGGAAAACTACTGTTTAAATAAAGGTTGCATCTCAAAGCAAGGGGAACAAGATAAATTAGCAAGTTGGAACAAGTAGACAGCCATCTATAGCAAAATAAAGTTGGATCCATACTTGActatacatatatacagtatatacaaaattaatttttttaaaaaagcaaaccatgagagcaatagagaaaaatacaggaaaaatttAATGGAAAAGACTTTTCTAACTAGGAATCAAAACCCAGAAGTCATAAGAGAAAAGACtgataaataaaactatacaaaattttataattactgTTTGCATTTAGAGAATACAAGAAAAGGCCAAAGATAAATAACAAACTGGGAAAATGTTGTCAATTCACAACATAGAAAAAGTGCCAATCTTTCTAATATATAAAGACCTAGAAATTCATAAAAAGGTaggaaaatgagcaaagaatatgaacaattcacaaacaaataaattcaaatggcTCTTAAATATATGAGAAGATACTTGACTCCTAACGCCACCTAATGGGTGGGACTCTTTGTCTCAATTTCTTATACTCAGTGTCTGTTATTACCAGTATTCTTATAATACATGTGCAAATGATGTGGTGCATTTGCCTGAGGTCGTCAAATCAAGTGCTTTCCCTCTGACAGGGCAGTTCCTCCAGTTAAAGCAAAACCTTAAAGGCTCCAGCTTATATGTTAAGTTGGTGAAATATTGGGTGAGCctaaaagttcatttgtttttttttccttaagatagctctagtagcacttagttgtctttagcttTATTCgcaacaattttgttaggttatattgtgacagctgtcatctaaatgtacattaaaaaaaaccccacttatcaaaattggtgaatttttgtgtagccattttaatgttgaagatggaagaaaatatacaacatttttggcgtattatgctttattatttcaagaaagattaaaatgcaactaaaatgcagatttgtgcagtgtatggagaagttgctgtgactaatcaaatgtgtcaaacgtggtttgcgaagtttcaagctggagatttctcgctgaaTGATGATgttccacagttgggtagaccagttgaactTGATAGCAATTGAATCGAGACATGGATTGAGAATGTCCAATGTTACACCTAGTGAGAGATAgccgacatgctcaaaatatccagatcaataaagttattggtgaaaatgaaaaatgtgtcttttattttatggaaaaaatatggactttttggccaacccaatattaaaaCCAATGCAAGAGAATGCCAGTATAGTCTGcattattgttttattcatttagatGCTATGGGCTTTAAACCATGAAACCAGAAATAAagtatacaaataataaaaatctgaTCAAATGTGTTTCGTTTTTGAAATGGGTACCCATTATTATAACATCATGATAAAGAAGATAACATTCATATTTTAACCATAATATATTACAATCAAATACAGACTCTGAGGTCAAACTGAGTAATAATGGGTACAACATCTTAAAGCCTTTCAATCATCACTTCACATAAGGAAATCACTGGCCTCCATAAGTGAATTCTTAGGCAGTTCTAACCCAGAGCAGAGCTCTCCTTGACCTGGACCACAGCTGAAAAAGAAGACAGATAAAGACAGCTGCAGCATGTCCTAAGGGGCAGACACATACCGTTCTTCACTGTTCAGCTGTAAGTCAATTCATCATCAGTGATATTCAAAGTGAGAACTCTCTGCCGGCATGCCAGGTACAATGGAGGCAATGTATATGATTGTGATCGCTGGCAAACTGACTGTAGGAATTTGAGGAAATGGAGTTTTTGTCCTGGTTAACTGTGCTGGTTCCTTGATTGACATCATCCTGGTCAGCGTAGCCATCTTTAGAACCTGGTTGCTGTGTGTAGTAGTTTTAGATGGCTTTGTTATGCTGCTCTCTTCAGACACATATGCCCATGATGAGCTAATGAACACTTCGGATGTTTTACGGACAACTAGCAATCATTCCAGTATCTGGTTTAGCTCTTACCTCCATGTCTTCTATTTACTCAGGATAGTGGATATATCCCACCTGTTTTTCCTCTGGCTGAAGCTAAAGATCAATGGAGTCATCCTTGGGATTCTTCTGATTTCCTTTCTCATCTCTTTGATTATTAGTACTTCATTCCCTGAGGAATCCTGCTGTCACTTCAAGATCAACTATGAAGAAAATGCAACTTGGGAATTCAAAGCGAGTAAAATCCCAAATCCTTTCAAAGAGATTACCCTGAGTCTGGGGGCTATAGTTCCCTTTATTCTTTGTCTGATCTCATTTCTTTTGTCACTTTGCTCACTCTTAAGACTCCAGGCAGGTGAAAATCCGTGCTGCAGTGTGAGGGACTCCAGCACAGAGGCCCACAGGCGGACCCTAAAAGGCGTTGATCATCTTTCTGCTGCTCTGTATTGTGTACCATGCAGTCTTTCTTGTCATAACCTATGGCTTTCTGATTCCTCACAGAAGATTTGTGGCGATGTTTGGTTGCATAATTACTGTCATTTTTCCATGAAGGCATCTATTCATCCTGATAATGGGGAACAGTAAGCTGAggaaggcttttctttctttttttttttaaagattttatttatttacttttagacagagaggggaaggagggagaaagagagggagagaaacatcaatgtgcggttgcttctcacatgtcccctactggggacctggcccacaacccaggcatgtgccctgtctgggaatcaaaccagcaaccctttggtttgcaggccggcactcaatccactgagccacaccagccagggtgaggctTTTCTGAAGGTGGTAAGGATTGCGAAAGATTTTCACAAAAGAACGCGATCTTTTGTTCCATTGAGAATCCTGAATACAAGGAATAAAATGCCAACAAATACTCTCTTCTCCCACTTGATGGTATTCATTTTTGATTATATGCTGTTAGAAATACTATCTATCATTATTCtaaattttcctttgtgtttcttcaCATTTTGTCATCTTTGATTTTGAATTCATCATCAAACCACAtgtgtttttttgtcttctcagAAAAACTGAGCCTGAATCCCGTATTAACACTGCCTACATACAAAAAGGTTCTATTTCTTCCTGCCATGTATGGGTAAACACTTTGAACTCAATGAATAGAAGAATTTCAAGCCAACATGCTGTGGGGAAGAAATTTTTAGAACATATCAGTCCTTCCTATAGAATCAAGCATGTAAAACAATTCCCTAATTTGTCTGAAC
This DNA window, taken from Desmodus rotundus isolate HL8 chromosome 3, HLdesRot8A.1, whole genome shotgun sequence, encodes the following:
- the LOC112318529 gene encoding LOW QUALITY PROTEIN: taste receptor type 2 member 9-like (The sequence of the model RefSeq protein was modified relative to this genomic sequence to represent the inferred CDS: deleted 1 base in 1 codon; substituted 2 bases at 2 genomic stop codons) gives rise to the protein MPGTMEAMYMIVIAGKLTVGIXGNGVFVLVNCAGSLIDIILVSVAIFRTWLLCVVVLDGFVMLLSSDTYAHDELMNTSDVLRTTSNHSSIWFSSYLHVFYLLRIVDISHLFFLWLKLKINGVILGILLISFLISLIISTSFPEESCCHFKINYEENATWEFKASKIPNPFKEITLSLGAIVPFILCLISFLLSLCSLLRLQAGENPCCSVRDSSTEAHRRTLKALIIFLLLCIVYHAVFLVITYGFLIPHRRFVAMFGCIITVIFPXRHLFILIMGNSKLRKAFLKVVRIAKDFHKRTRSFVPLRILNTRNKMPTNTLFSHLMKN